One Triticum dicoccoides isolate Atlit2015 ecotype Zavitan chromosome 5B, WEW_v2.0, whole genome shotgun sequence genomic window carries:
- the LOC119305476 gene encoding chromosome transmission fidelity protein 8-like, translating to MQIQVRCGCGEAACPEWAVVEVQGVLQPQPCFSGRIQGLHIGRLCSTSSAPTSKGGYTFTVGYHELAGSKVTLKKPLLVLRKKKNDKGDAGELGQGGQAAAEVELEVIGIIRHKILFKDRPKALISKPVPKEKKALPAAATPSTVPPAS from the exons ATGCAGATCCAGGTCCGGTGCGGGTGCGGCGAGGCGGCGTGCCCGGAGTGGGCGGTGGTGGAGGTGCAGGGCGTGCTGCAGCCGCAGCCTTGCTTCTCCGGCCGCATCCAGGGCCTCCACATCGGCCGCCTCTGCTCCACCTCCTCCGCCCCGACTTCCAAG GGCGGGTACACCTTCACCGTGGGGTACCATGAGCTCGCCGGCTCGAAGGTGACTCTCAAGAAGCCCCTGCTTgtgctgaggaagaagaagaacgacaagggaGATGCCGGCGAGCTCGGCCAAGGTGGacaggcggcggcggaggtggagcTGGAGGTGATCGGCATCATCCGGCACAAGATCCTCTTCAAGGACCGCCCCAAGGCCCTCATCTCAA AGCCGGTGCCCAAGGAGAAGAAGGCCCTGCCTGCAGCGGCGACCCCATCAACCGTGCCTCCCGCTTCCTGA